Part of the Zingiber officinale cultivar Zhangliang chromosome 6A, Zo_v1.1, whole genome shotgun sequence genome, ACTTGTTGCCACCAGCAAATTTGTCATGCCAATGACAAATCGAAAAAACAAAAGTTCCAAATCTATAAGATCTAAACAAAACCGTCTCGTAAATATATAGCACCCCAACAAAAAGCGTTTCCTTTAAAATGCATGGATTAAAATTGGTTCACACAGAAGAACTATTCTCAGCTTTCAACAAAAATCTTAACAATTCGAAATACAGAACATCAGCTTTTAATAACTAAACAAAGATAAATAACATGATGAacggaagaaaggaaaaaaaaaacataacaaaaaCGCCTAAGGGAATCTGAGCGATGAAAAGAACTTACTCTAGGCTTCTGCAGATTACTCTTTGTTAGATCTAAACAGAATCGATGAGAGGCGTTCATCTACCAATAAAAAATCGATGAAAACTTACGGATATCGAGGGCGGCGAAGCTTGTGGAAAGAGGCGGTGGGTCGAAGGGATGGGAGCCGATCGAATTCGCGAGAGCACCGGCGAAACCCTACGCAAGCCTGGGGCTTCTATTTCGACCGGGAAATTTGCATATCTGCCCTTGCAACATGGATACTTCctttttttcatcaaattttcattttcaaccTCCAAATACAAATTTTCTCCGTATTTACCTCGCAATGCCCTGGGACTAGTGGCCAAGCTATACACTTTTCGTTTTGTAACCCCAAAAAAAAGTAGTGCCCCTTATTTTTATTACGGCATTTTAGTAAAAGTTTCAGTATTATTCATTTAAATACCCAACTTTCATAATGTATGCATGACATACCCATTATATCCTCTTTTTTACCGTTTAAATTTTGTTCAACCCCTTCAACAAATTTATTACTCCCAATTCACGTTATTAAATTCCAAAGACATAAATTAAGGAGGATTGCATTAACACATTCATTTTTTATTTGACATTATTTGAAGTTTTGTAAGTCAATCAACTAATTTTATCCCTGTATTTTTTAAGtctatttaatatatttatgtccTTGTatcttaatttaaaaatatatattgagatcaataaatttttaaatttataaatacttgataaaatttatcataaGTTTATTTTAAAGACATATATACTAATATTCTCTAAGTAACTCTTGGTtcgaaaaatattaaaattttaaatttttgaatgattTAAAACTAACCAATGAAATTAGAGAATTTTGAATCATTTTAAACAAAAATCAATATACCTCTATAAACTTGTTTAATGTATTTATATTTTCTAATGTAAATTGAGAGTAGTAGATctttaaacttataaaaacttgaaaaagaaattatcataaatttattataaattctaaGATAATGATACTCACTAATCAATACAATCAATGGATTCTTAGATCTCTCCTTATttacaatatatcaaatttttaaatttttaaatagtaTATTAGTATAAGTCATCTGAAATTGACTTATGAACTTAAAgttgttgagaaaaaaaaaatccataaaagagcaatattgatttttttataaTGTGGTTTAGTTATAATAATattgaatatataaataaaattcatttttattttaataaataataatatttttataatcaaaATATGCCAAGAGATCAGATTGGGAATTGCACTCTCTGCTATCGTGGTTCATCATACTTTTCCAATCTATGCTTGACAAGGAGGGTTGACTTCTTCGCCTGCCTTCCCGAGAATTTTCAGTGTCGACGGTGCCAACGACTGTGACCGTGCTCTTCACCGTGTTCAACGCCACCGACGACCTTGTCCTTGGCGGAAAACAGGGATAAATCCTGGCACATAGTTAAATCGCTTTCCTTTTGTTTCCCAGGAAATCAAGAGGAGGTTGCACTGGATCATTATGTGGAAATTAAAGACGAAGGATGTTAAGAAGAAAGATATTATGAAACATCGATGAGcaacaacatcaatcaatcaattgAATTGTGGAATGGTTGGTTCATAAGCATTCGATCAACCAACCCAGAGCAACAAAATTCAGGGACACTCGCTtccaatatttttattatttatttctggCCTTTTACAGCAACAAGCCgtacatatttaaaaaataagcCGACAGGTATTATAAAAAAACACGTTTTCAAGACATACGTGGACGGCGAAGATCATCCCACGTAGCCATAAATTTTGCAGGATCGCTTCTGGCGCGGCACGTGTCCCCACAGAACTTGGAGACGTGTCAGTGGCCTCAGTCCCACGTCATATCAAGAAGGTTCAAGAGAGTTGAACAATAGATGGCCAACGCACGGCGGAACTTATGCAAACACTGGGATCGATCTTACCTGATTAGGACTGTGCCAAGACCTGTGTCTCGCAGATATTTTCCTGGTCTCATCGCAGATCGATATCTTGAACAGCTGGAAATGCCCACGTGTCCTTCGCCTTTCCTATTTTAAAGCATTCGTGTCAGTCAAGAAGCTGCCAGATCGCGACAGACGTCCTCGATGGCTTGGAAGGACGCGTGTCGGCGAAACAGCGGATCGCAAGTCCGACGAGACCCCGGTTGGACCGGTGGAGTGTAGAGACGCCACGCGTACAGAGTCTATATTAGCCAAATCCAACACTTTCCTCCTCGTCTCAATCTTTTGTAGTCGATTCGTAATCGAATAAAATTGGATTCCATAAATCAATGAATCGAATTTACGGATTGCAACCAGCGACGATGGAGAGTAGTAGTAGGCGTCGGAGCTGTAAATCTTTGCCTAATTCGTCGCCGGCGAGAACTGCCAGCGACGGGAACACGGGGATCATGGACGAGAAGGTGCTGTTTCTGGTGTTCCGGAGCATCAACTGGGATCCGCAGGTGATCTGCCTGGTCGCGTGCTTGAGCCGGCGGCTGCGGGCGGTGGCCCGGCGGGTGCTCTTCCGGGAGCTGTGTGCGGCGCGGGCGCCGCTGATGGTGGCGGCGCTGACAGCGAGCGGGGCGAAGCCGTTGGGGCGGCTGGGAGGCGGGTGGTATGCGCTGGCGAAGCTGCTGTTCTTCTGCTGCGGCTGCGCGGCGGCGACGCGGTTCTTCTCGCCGGTGGAGACGCCGGCGAAGGGGCACTTCGTGGGGGTGTCGCGGTTCTCGAAGACGTCGGGGCGGAGCTTCCTCCCCCGGCGGTGCTGGGGCGACCTGCTCTTCGTCAGTGACCCGTGCGAGCACCCGGAGGCGCCCGGCGGCTGCGGAGGAGAGGACTTGGGGGCGTACAGGGGCGTGTTCAGGGGGTTCATGAGGTCGAGAACGAGGGCGTGTCTACTCAGGAAGAGGGCGGAGCTGGAGGCGCGGGTGCGGTGCCCCTACTGCGGCGCCCGGGTGTGGAGCATGACGGCGGCTGGGCTGGTGCCGAGGAGCGCTGCGCGGAGGCTCGGCGCGCACCAAGGCAGCTTGGAGTACTTCGTATGCGTCAACGGACACCTCCATGGCTATTGCCGGTTGGCTCATTTGTCCTCCTCCGACAGCGACCACTACGACGCTAATGACTCCGACGACGATGACTCCGACGAGGATGATAAGGAAGGCGATGAGGGGAACGTCCCATGCTAAATGCTAACCATCCTTCTGAAGGCTATGGAATATGGGAAGGCAGGAGATAAGCCAGGAAGACTCCCTGTATCCGATAGTTCTGTCACAGGTCGAATGAGATTCTAGGATTTTGCGAAATGCAATGCGTTTCATAACtcaagttttttattattattatttatttatcttagTTGGAACCAAATATCATATGGATAATACAATATTCAGATTGATCCAGCTTGCTTCTGATTGTTTGATTCTCAAGATATCCACAAAGTCAGATTCATCCTATTCAAATATTGAATATTCATGGCTAAGAGGTAGAGGTACAAGGCCCTTAGAGAAGAAGGAAGTCAAAGCCAATCAACACTTTTTTGTTGATTCTCTAATTCACGAAAGCTCGTCTTCACCCACTTCCTTGACCTTCCATGGCATGCATCAGCCCGAATACATGGTCTGTTGGTCTTACGACTTAGACCTATAAGTTTTGTTATATAGACATCGGGTCCAATCACCCCAAGCATGGATGCTTTAGACCAAGCCGGTCCACTTTAAAAGgtccatgcaaaaaaaaaaaaattaatttaagtaataaAATTTCATCTAAATtgaagtgtttaaaattttttaatttaaataataaaatttcatcTAAATtgaagtgtttaaaattttttaatttaaataataaaatttcatcTAAATTGAAGTGTTTAAATATATGTACTATTGTATAATATGGATGGGTGATGGTGACGACGTAATTATGTGATGACTGCAACACTGGACAATGTCTATCGATATGGACGAAGAATTTGAGGTTAAGCAAAAGTAAATTTCGAAAtattaagatttaaaaaaaaatagatataggAATATCGATAGACGAAGAATTTGAGGTTAAGCAAAAGTAAATTTCGAAAtataagatttaaaaaaaaatagatataggAAAAGATTCATACAATTTCGAAATactaagattttaaaaaaaatagatataggAAAAGATTTATGAAGGAGGAACAAAATATCTAGGTGCttgcttatttttctttttttatgggAGATATTCTAATAAAAATCATAATATGTTAGAATttataattagatttttttaaaaaaaatttctaataaataCAGAAATGATTTTATTAAtctgtaaaatatatatatatatatatatatatatatatatatatatatatatatatatatatatatatatatatatatgaaagaaGTATTAAAAAAAAGGCCGGGAGGTGGGGCTTTGTGCGTCGGCTCTACCTTGACAACTCTCAGGTCGATTCTACTTTTGACCGTAAAGTACAGTTCAGAGGATGGATCATTCTATTTATTGATAAAAACTTATAATTTTTTGTCCGAACACTTTAAACATAGATCCTCTAGATCGTAAAATACAGTCCAAAAGATGGACCATTCCATTTATTGATAGGATCCTCTGAACTCCACTTATTATATGAAGGGATCTCCCTTTGTGAGGAAGCATCCTTTCTCCTAAATTTATGAAGCTACTTTGCTGTGTTCCTTGCGTAGAATTGTCTTTACCCTTAGGAATTCTCTACCTACCGAAAAATATTAATGGAGAACACAATTGTCTTTGCACCCTTAGGCAAGCCTTCC contains:
- the LOC121998156 gene encoding EID1-like F-box protein 3; translated protein: MNRIYGLQPATMESSSRRRSCKSLPNSSPARTASDGNTGIMDEKVLFLVFRSINWDPQVICLVACLSRRLRAVARRVLFRELCAARAPLMVAALTASGAKPLGRLGGGWYALAKLLFFCCGCAAATRFFSPVETPAKGHFVGVSRFSKTSGRSFLPRRCWGDLLFVSDPCEHPEAPGGCGGEDLGAYRGVFRGFMRSRTRACLLRKRAELEARVRCPYCGARVWSMTAAGLVPRSAARRLGAHQGSLEYFVCVNGHLHGYCRLAHLSSSDSDHYDANDSDDDDSDEDDKEGDEGNVPC